One genomic segment of Paenibacillus sp. FSL H8-0332 includes these proteins:
- a CDS encoding ABC transporter permease: MEKYRLCNINTLLIAALFILLSLIVVVFNYYQVQHNELNQLSRGLYTKNSIFFTIKEKAAEINWSEIETSDDYTIFSELGSVEKNGSWQEVRAIYFNKSTYDPPLAEGRFFNDADFYNNDNLAVIGKNIDGTDLLEKADELYYTFAGRSYKVIGIMGASYSSKLDNTVLVNLDSLQSDSFMDSTVYVMNIAHSPITSDLKLPLLQNDLPIHVFDRGDSGTVRAMDIGTQQLMVTFIFIILLFSTSVISAFFWMNRKKSEILVLWQCGISLKTIGRRILSTYMAIALVCYIFVGTGSVLFFKLSLTFNRYSLFIFIQGLEIGLLAVLISSALVVWIFYVQVAKRITLKGKTYR; the protein is encoded by the coding sequence ATGGAGAAATACCGGTTGTGCAATATAAATACTCTATTAATTGCTGCTTTATTTATTTTATTAAGCTTGATTGTTGTCGTCTTCAATTACTATCAAGTCCAACATAATGAATTGAATCAATTATCAAGAGGCTTGTATACTAAAAATAGTATATTTTTCACCATAAAAGAAAAGGCTGCTGAAATTAACTGGAGTGAGATTGAGACCTCAGATGATTATACAATATTTTCCGAACTTGGATCCGTTGAAAAAAATGGAAGTTGGCAAGAGGTTCGCGCAATTTATTTTAATAAAAGTACTTATGATCCACCACTTGCAGAGGGTAGGTTCTTTAATGATGCAGATTTTTATAATAATGACAATCTGGCGGTAATTGGTAAGAATATTGATGGAACCGATCTATTGGAAAAAGCGGATGAGCTTTATTATACTTTTGCAGGGAGAAGTTACAAGGTCATTGGGATCATGGGCGCTTCCTATTCATCAAAGCTAGATAATACGGTATTGGTGAATCTTGACTCTTTGCAATCGGATTCTTTCATGGACTCAACCGTATATGTGATGAATATAGCTCATAGTCCAATCACCTCTGATCTGAAGCTCCCCCTTCTTCAGAATGATTTGCCTATTCATGTGTTCGACAGGGGAGATAGCGGCACTGTAAGGGCAATGGATATTGGAACGCAGCAATTAATGGTTACTTTTATCTTCATTATTTTGTTATTTAGTACCAGTGTTATTTCTGCTTTTTTTTGGATGAATAGGAAAAAAAGTGAGATTTTAGTTCTTTGGCAATGTGGAATTTCACTTAAAACTATCGGAAGACGAATTCTGAGCACCTATATGGCTATAGCACTTGTTTGTTACATCTTTGTTGGGACAGGTAGTGTGTTGTTCTTCAAACTTTCTCTGACCTTCAATCGGTATTCATTATTCATATTCATACAAGGGTTAGAGATAGGATTGTTAGCTGTTTTGATATCATCTGCATTAGTGGTGTGGATATTTTACGTCCAAGTGGCCAAGCGGATAACGCTGAAAGGAAAAACATATCGATGA